One segment of Tistrella mobilis DNA contains the following:
- a CDS encoding OmpW/AlkL family protein, with protein MTTTLNKAPRALKAAGLAALVAAGTLAGALAGAAPAAAEEKSPWMLRVRGVAVVPDEGASISPIGGDVSIDNSVIPELDITYFATQNIAFELILGTTKHDVRAKGTSVGGVDLGSVWLLPPTLTAQYHFIPDGKIRPYVGAGVNYTVFYNEDTPAGIDIDYDNGFGFALQAGVDFAIDDHWVANIDVKKLFLNTDVTINNSIKADVDIDPWLFGVGVGYRF; from the coding sequence ATGACCACCACGCTCAACAAAGCCCCCCGCGCCCTGAAGGCCGCCGGCCTCGCCGCCCTCGTCGCCGCCGGCACTCTTGCCGGCGCTCTTGCCGGTGCGGCCCCCGCCGCCGCCGAAGAGAAGAGCCCCTGGATGCTGCGTGTCCGCGGTGTGGCCGTGGTCCCCGACGAGGGCGCATCGATCAGCCCGATCGGCGGCGACGTCTCGATCGACAATTCGGTCATCCCCGAGCTGGACATCACCTATTTCGCCACCCAGAACATCGCCTTCGAGCTGATCCTGGGCACCACCAAGCATGATGTCCGCGCCAAGGGCACCTCGGTCGGCGGCGTCGATCTCGGCAGCGTCTGGCTGCTGCCCCCCACCCTGACTGCGCAGTACCACTTCATTCCGGACGGCAAGATCCGTCCCTATGTCGGCGCCGGCGTGAACTACACCGTGTTCTACAACGAGGACACCCCGGCCGGCATCGACATCGACTATGACAATGGCTTCGGCTTCGCCCTGCAGGCCGGTGTCGACTTCGCGATCGACGACCACTGGGTGGCCAATATCGATGTGAAGAAGCTGTTCCTGAACACCGACGTCACGATCAACAACTCGATCAAGGCCGATGTCGACATCGACCCGTGGCTGTTCGGCGTGGGTGTCGGCTACCGGTTCTGA
- a CDS encoding AraC family transcriptional regulator, giving the protein MGVRILDLDCRSLPGVERWREAVTDIYCSFDVIPDRQPFHARIVERRVGPLSLTRFTCDDCTVIRSEAHIRQDEVAGFSVSIPVSGRMIHCQGDRSGYVRPGEALVTDLSRPYGFRCVEGLTSVCVKIPPAVTCSGGGFAVAPAVTDGQRAADPALLQAVTAMIDALLEAPKPVDQRRAEHAARALLDLIALMFAAPPAAAPPTPGLTALRRRAEALIRAEATDPGLTPQAVAERLGISPGYLHRAMRGSGHTVQTLIRETRIAAGLHMLMDPGKSDLTIARIAYEAGFASHAAFTDAVRRRHGRTPREVRDQALRRGNPG; this is encoded by the coding sequence ATGGGGGTCCGGATCCTCGACCTGGATTGCCGGTCACTGCCAGGTGTTGAGCGGTGGCGCGAAGCGGTCACCGATATCTATTGCTCGTTCGACGTCATTCCCGACCGTCAGCCCTTCCATGCCCGGATTGTCGAAAGACGGGTCGGGCCATTGTCGCTGACCAGATTCACCTGCGACGACTGCACCGTGATCCGGAGCGAGGCGCACATCCGGCAGGACGAGGTGGCCGGGTTTTCCGTGTCGATACCGGTGTCGGGCCGGATGATCCATTGCCAGGGCGACAGATCCGGCTATGTCCGCCCGGGCGAGGCGCTCGTCACCGATCTGTCCCGCCCTTACGGTTTTCGATGCGTCGAGGGCCTGACGAGCGTCTGCGTGAAGATCCCGCCGGCGGTGACATGTTCGGGCGGCGGTTTCGCGGTCGCACCCGCCGTGACCGACGGGCAGCGTGCCGCAGACCCTGCCCTGCTGCAGGCGGTGACCGCCATGATCGACGCCCTGCTTGAGGCCCCGAAACCGGTCGACCAGCGACGCGCCGAACACGCCGCCCGGGCCCTGCTTGACCTGATCGCCCTGATGTTCGCAGCCCCCCCCGCCGCCGCCCCGCCCACCCCGGGGCTGACCGCGCTGCGCCGGCGGGCCGAAGCCCTGATCCGTGCCGAGGCCACCGATCCCGGCCTGACGCCCCAGGCCGTGGCGGAACGGCTGGGCATCAGCCCCGGCTATCTGCATCGGGCGATGCGCGGCAGCGGCCATACGGTCCAGACGCTGATCCGCGAGACCCGGATCGCCGCCGGCCTCCACATGCTGATGGATCCGGGGAAGAGCGATCTGACCATCGCCCGGATCGCCTATGAGGCCGGTTTCGCCAGCCATGCCGCCTTCACCGACGCCGTCCGCCGCCGCCACGGCCGCACCCCGCGCGAGGTTCGCGATCAGGCGCTGCGCCGTGGCAATCCCGGCTGA
- a CDS encoding ABC transporter ATP-binding protein: MVRVDRVSRSFNGTKAVDEVSFTLARGRFLTILGPSGSGKTTLLRMIAGFLAPTGGEIVLGGRPVSAEPPHRRSIGMVFQKLALFPHMTAAENVAYPLRMRRFDARTIPDRVERYLELVRLGGYGGRRIHELSGGQQQRVAIARALVFEPDLLLLDEPLAALDKKLREEMQLEFRRIQRELGVTTINVTHDQREALVMSDEILVMDGGRTQQLAAPVETYRRPANPFVAGFIGVTNLLEGRALTAGGQMVAFGNLECQATPVGTGEIAAGAPVTVSIRAEQLRIADDADALDTDGAGGGLEVIVRATITEAIFEGERSVYAARVPALGNAVLRVFDHDPAAHRAWTPGQSVHLGWTARDLLVYPA, translated from the coding sequence ATGGTGCGCGTCGACCGGGTCAGCCGGAGCTTCAACGGCACCAAGGCGGTGGACGAGGTGTCCTTCACGCTGGCGCGTGGGCGTTTCCTCACCATCCTCGGCCCCAGCGGGTCGGGCAAGACCACGCTGCTGCGCATGATCGCGGGCTTTCTTGCCCCCACGGGCGGCGAGATCGTGCTGGGCGGACGGCCGGTTTCGGCCGAGCCGCCGCATCGTCGCTCGATCGGCATGGTGTTCCAGAAACTGGCGCTGTTCCCGCATATGACCGCGGCCGAGAACGTCGCCTATCCGCTGCGCATGCGCCGCTTCGATGCCCGCACCATTCCGGATCGGGTTGAACGCTATCTGGAACTGGTCCGGCTGGGCGGCTATGGCGGCCGGCGGATCCACGAGCTGTCGGGCGGGCAGCAGCAGCGCGTGGCGATCGCCCGCGCCCTGGTCTTCGAACCCGATCTGCTGCTGCTCGACGAGCCGCTGGCGGCGCTGGACAAGAAGCTGCGCGAAGAGATGCAGCTGGAATTCCGCCGCATCCAGCGCGAACTGGGCGTCACCACCATCAACGTCACCCATGATCAGCGCGAGGCGCTGGTGATGTCGGACGAGATCCTGGTGATGGATGGCGGCCGGACCCAGCAGCTGGCGGCGCCGGTGGAGACCTATCGCCGCCCGGCCAATCCCTTCGTCGCCGGCTTCATCGGCGTCACCAATCTGCTGGAGGGCCGCGCCCTCACCGCCGGCGGCCAGATGGTCGCCTTCGGCAATCTGGAATGCCAGGCCACCCCGGTGGGGACGGGCGAGATCGCAGCCGGTGCGCCGGTGACGGTCTCGATCCGCGCCGAGCAGCTGCGCATCGCCGACGATGCCGATGCACTCGACACCGACGGTGCCGGTGGCGGGCTGGAGGTGATCGTGCGGGCGACCATCACCGAGGCGATCTTCGAGGGCGAGCGGTCGGTCTATGCGGCCCGGGTGCCTGCGCTCGGCAATGCGGTGCTCCGGGTCTTCGATCATGATCCCGCCGCTCATCGCGCCTGGACGCCCGGCCAGTCGGTGCATCTGGGCTGGACTGCGCGCGACCTGCTGGTCTATCCGGCGTGA
- a CDS encoding ABC transporter permease — protein MSAAGNTPRSKRLLLWSVIGFDLLILALPTLIVLGASFTAGNIVTFPPDGLSLQWYEKVVGAYELRQAFWRSLWVAVVCTLISLPAGTLAAIALARWRIAFGRTLQVYLLLPFTVPLIASGIGMMLLFGRIGILGQLWPVGLACAVINLPFMIWAVGASVNALDPDLENAAANCGAPPVQTFLTVTLPAVMPGVITGALLMFVLAFNEFLVSLLLVDARIVTLPVQIYNSIRSVITPDLAAVSVVYILVAALAIRALDKLVGLDLFLRSK, from the coding sequence ATGAGCGCTGCCGGCAATACCCCCCGCTCCAAGCGGCTGCTGCTCTGGTCGGTGATCGGCTTCGATCTGCTGATCCTGGCCCTGCCGACCCTGATCGTGCTCGGCGCCTCGTTCACCGCCGGCAATATCGTGACCTTTCCGCCCGACGGCCTGTCGCTGCAATGGTACGAAAAGGTGGTCGGCGCCTATGAACTGCGTCAGGCTTTCTGGCGGTCGCTCTGGGTGGCGGTGGTCTGCACGCTGATCAGCCTGCCGGCGGGCACGCTGGCCGCCATCGCGCTCGCCCGCTGGCGGATCGCCTTCGGGCGGACGCTTCAGGTCTATCTGCTGCTGCCCTTCACCGTGCCGCTGATCGCCTCGGGCATCGGCATGATGCTGCTCTTCGGGCGGATCGGCATTCTGGGCCAGCTCTGGCCGGTGGGGCTTGCCTGTGCGGTGATCAACCTGCCCTTCATGATCTGGGCGGTGGGCGCCTCGGTGAACGCGCTCGACCCCGATCTTGAGAATGCGGCGGCCAATTGCGGCGCGCCGCCGGTGCAGACCTTCCTGACCGTCACCCTGCCGGCGGTGATGCCGGGGGTGATCACCGGTGCGCTGCTGATGTTCGTGCTCGCCTTCAACGAGTTCCTGGTCAGCCTGCTGCTGGTCGATGCGCGCATCGTGACCCTGCCGGTGCAGATCTACAATTCGATCCGCAGCGTGATCACGCCGGATCTCGCGGCGGTGTCGGTGGTCTATATCCTGGTCGCCGCCCTCGCCATCCGGGCTCTCGACAAGCTGGTCGGGCTCGACCTGTTCCTGCGCTCGAAATGA
- a CDS encoding ABC transporter substrate-binding protein, with protein MRGASRRQVLKGGMMAAAGAALTGTPALVLGRRAFAAEPAKPAEIIVRAWGGVWVEALDKGVSQSFTEATGIRVRHDLTEDNEIQPKIWAAVAQKRVPPIHVNWDTSTNATKSALRGVTEDLSDLSNLPQLLPVAKPVGLEGWPIVNTYSYVYVLAYRTEAFPDGAPKSWTVMLDPKFKGRVALYNDGIGFHPAAQVAGGGKVSDIPANMEPAWEFIRKLKAQQPLLGEDPDFTNWFQQGEIDVACTIISNAREAKQNGIKVDWTVPEEGAKVDTDALWVPKGLPESELYWAKQYVNHAISKGAQQAWTEKLGLPGVQPGLTPPADLAGDPAYPTTPEDFARLISVPTPVLVEHEREWFQTFKEIMQG; from the coding sequence ATGCGCGGCGCCAGCCGCCGTCAGGTGCTGAAGGGCGGCATGATGGCCGCGGCCGGGGCGGCGCTGACCGGCACCCCGGCGCTGGTTCTGGGCCGCCGGGCCTTTGCCGCCGAGCCGGCCAAGCCGGCCGAGATCATCGTCCGCGCCTGGGGCGGTGTCTGGGTCGAGGCGCTGGACAAGGGCGTGTCGCAGAGCTTCACCGAGGCGACCGGCATCCGTGTGCGCCACGACCTGACCGAGGACAACGAGATCCAGCCCAAGATCTGGGCTGCCGTGGCGCAGAAGCGGGTGCCGCCGATCCATGTCAACTGGGACACCTCGACCAACGCCACCAAGTCGGCGTTGCGCGGCGTGACCGAGGATCTGTCGGATCTGTCCAACCTGCCGCAGCTGCTGCCGGTGGCGAAGCCGGTCGGCCTGGAGGGTTGGCCGATCGTCAACACCTATTCCTATGTCTACGTGCTGGCCTATCGGACCGAAGCCTTCCCCGACGGCGCGCCGAAGAGCTGGACGGTGATGCTCGACCCGAAGTTCAAGGGCCGGGTCGCGCTCTACAATGACGGCATCGGCTTCCACCCGGCGGCGCAGGTCGCGGGCGGCGGCAAGGTGTCGGACATTCCGGCCAACATGGAGCCGGCCTGGGAGTTCATCCGCAAGCTGAAGGCGCAGCAGCCGCTGCTGGGCGAGGATCCGGACTTCACCAACTGGTTCCAGCAGGGCGAGATCGACGTCGCCTGCACCATCATCTCCAATGCCCGCGAAGCGAAGCAGAACGGCATCAAGGTCGACTGGACCGTGCCGGAAGAGGGTGCCAAGGTCGATACCGATGCGCTCTGGGTGCCCAAGGGCCTGCCCGAAAGCGAGCTGTACTGGGCCAAGCAGTACGTGAACCACGCCATTTCCAAGGGCGCGCAGCAGGCCTGGACCGAGAAACTGGGTCTTCCCGGCGTCCAGCCCGGCCTGACGCCGCCGGCCGATCTGGCGGGCGACCCGGCCTATCCGACCACGCCTGAAGACTTCGCCCGGCTGATCAGCGTGCCGACCCCGGTGCTGGTCGAGCACGAGCGCGAATGGTTCCAGACCTTCAAGGAAATCATGCAGGGCTGA
- the hemN gene encoding oxygen-independent coproporphyrinogen III oxidase — protein MATVVELRPAVQTSRAAPRGDEATQTALRAARLPRYTSYPTALQFDAAVGPDQAAAWMRAVPADEPVSIYVHVPFCDTLCWFCGCHTRVVNVRGPIEAYVRSLVAEIEMVAEMLGRRHRVSHLHFGGGSPTILEPGDIDLIFRTLTRAFDIGTDAEIALEIDPRDLDPARLDAWATAGVNRASLGVQDLDPEVQKAINRIQPAEATAQAVQELRARGIHAINIDLVHGLPHQTVDGVIATVDQVLTLAPDRVALFGYAHVPTMKPHQRLVPEQALPGAVERLEQAEAAARRLIAAGYAGIGLDHFARPDDSLAVAQRAGRLRRNFQGYTTDMATAILGFGPSAIGDLPGGYVQNTTDVRAWREAIAAGRLGTVRGVAVTADDLLRRAVIERLMCDHAVDVAAVAAGQGRDPAELADAFAQLAPLEARGVVVRDGWRLTVPAGMTPDVQRVATCFDAYLNPAVRAMVAAE, from the coding sequence ATGGCAACCGTCGTCGAACTCCGCCCCGCCGTGCAGACATCCCGCGCCGCGCCGCGCGGGGACGAGGCGACGCAGACGGCCCTGCGGGCCGCGCGTCTGCCGCGCTATACCAGCTATCCCACCGCCCTGCAGTTCGATGCCGCGGTCGGGCCGGATCAGGCGGCGGCCTGGATGCGGGCGGTGCCGGCGGACGAGCCGGTTTCGATCTATGTCCATGTGCCGTTCTGCGACACGCTGTGCTGGTTCTGCGGCTGCCACACCCGGGTGGTGAATGTGCGCGGACCCATCGAGGCCTATGTCCGCAGCCTGGTGGCCGAGATCGAGATGGTGGCGGAGATGCTGGGCCGGCGGCACCGGGTCAGCCATCTGCATTTCGGCGGCGGCAGCCCGACCATCCTGGAGCCGGGTGACATCGACCTGATCTTCCGGACCCTGACCCGCGCCTTCGACATCGGAACCGATGCCGAAATCGCGCTGGAGATCGATCCGCGCGACCTGGATCCGGCCCGGCTGGATGCCTGGGCGACGGCCGGCGTCAACCGGGCGAGCCTGGGCGTGCAGGATCTGGACCCCGAGGTTCAGAAGGCGATCAACCGCATCCAGCCGGCCGAGGCGACCGCACAGGCGGTGCAGGAACTGCGCGCGCGCGGGATCCATGCGATCAACATCGATCTGGTCCACGGCCTGCCCCACCAGACCGTCGACGGCGTGATCGCCACCGTCGATCAGGTGCTGACCCTGGCCCCCGATCGGGTGGCGCTGTTCGGCTATGCCCATGTGCCGACCATGAAGCCACATCAGCGCCTGGTGCCCGAGCAGGCCCTGCCCGGCGCGGTCGAGCGGCTGGAACAGGCCGAGGCGGCCGCCCGGCGGCTGATCGCGGCCGGCTATGCCGGCATCGGGCTCGACCATTTCGCGCGGCCTGACGATTCGCTGGCGGTGGCCCAGCGTGCCGGCCGGCTGCGGCGCAATTTCCAGGGCTATACCACCGACATGGCGACCGCCATTCTGGGCTTCGGCCCGTCGGCGATCGGCGACCTGCCGGGCGGCTATGTCCAGAACACCACCGATGTCCGGGCCTGGCGCGAGGCGATCGCCGCCGGCCGGCTCGGCACGGTGCGCGGCGTCGCCGTCACCGCCGACGATCTGCTGCGCCGGGCGGTGATCGAGCGGCTGATGTGCGACCACGCGGTCGATGTGGCGGCGGTCGCCGCCGGGCAGGGCCGCGACCCTGCAGAGCTTGCCGATGCCTTTGCGCAGCTGGCGCCGCTGGAGGCGCGGGGCGTGGTGGTGCGCGACGGCTGGCGGCTGACGGTGCCGGCGGGCATGACCCCGGATGTGCAGCGCGTCGCCACCTGCTTCGATGCCTATCTGAACCCGGCGGTGCGGGCGATGGTCGCGGCCGAATAG
- the hisD gene encoding histidinol dehydrogenase, with product MPAVNLHDLSTLDAAARADLLKRAESDLGPFLDKVRPIIEAVRSEGDAALARFARDFDRAPVDPARIRVEPEAFDRAFDQVEPEVIEAIRFAVDNIRRFHQDQKPEEMWLHEVRPGAFAGDRFLPIPSVACYVPRGKGSFPSVVMMTTVPAVVAGVPEISIITPPGPDGEVDAATLVAARLAGVETVYKCGGAQGVAAVAYGTETVCKAVKIVGPGSPWVVAAKRLLSDVIDPGIPAGPSEAIIFADDTADGRLAALDLLVEAEHGPDSSAYLVTTSRKVAEDAIAALDGYWAKMGEQRRGFSTTVLTGPRGGVVLAPDLEAAYAFVNDYAPEHLEVLGDEPFAHLGRLVNAGEILLGNRTPVTLGNFVLGPNAVLPTNAAARTFSPLSVFDYMKRSSVGYVTARAYPELARHAGVLARYEGFEAHAAAVSGVRDALLKR from the coding sequence ATGCCGGCCGTCAACCTCCACGACCTCTCGACCCTCGACGCCGCCGCCCGCGCCGACCTGCTCAAGCGTGCCGAAAGCGATCTCGGTCCCTTCCTCGACAAGGTCCGGCCGATCATCGAGGCGGTGCGCAGCGAAGGCGATGCGGCGCTCGCCCGCTTCGCCCGCGATTTCGACAGGGCCCCGGTCGACCCCGCCCGGATCCGGGTCGAGCCCGAGGCCTTTGACCGGGCCTTCGATCAGGTCGAGCCCGAGGTGATCGAGGCGATCCGCTTTGCGGTCGACAACATCCGCCGTTTCCATCAGGACCAGAAGCCCGAAGAGATGTGGCTGCACGAGGTGCGCCCCGGTGCTTTCGCCGGTGACCGCTTCCTGCCGATCCCGTCGGTCGCCTGCTATGTGCCGCGGGGCAAGGGCTCGTTCCCGAGCGTGGTGATGATGACCACGGTGCCGGCGGTGGTGGCGGGCGTGCCCGAGATTTCGATCATCACGCCGCCCGGTCCCGATGGCGAGGTCGATGCGGCGACGCTGGTTGCGGCACGGCTCGCCGGTGTCGAGACCGTCTACAAATGCGGTGGCGCCCAGGGTGTCGCGGCGGTGGCCTATGGCACCGAAACCGTCTGCAAGGCGGTGAAGATCGTGGGCCCCGGCAGCCCCTGGGTGGTGGCGGCCAAGCGCCTGCTGTCGGATGTGATCGATCCCGGCATCCCCGCCGGGCCGAGCGAGGCGATCATCTTCGCCGACGATACGGCGGATGGGCGGCTGGCGGCGCTCGACCTGCTGGTCGAGGCGGAGCACGGCCCCGACAGCTCGGCCTATCTGGTCACCACCAGCCGCAAGGTCGCCGAGGATGCGATCGCGGCCCTCGACGGCTACTGGGCGAAGATGGGCGAGCAGCGTCGCGGTTTCTCGACCACCGTGCTCACCGGTCCGCGCGGCGGCGTGGTGCTGGCGCCGGATCTGGAAGCGGCCTATGCCTTCGTCAACGACTATGCGCCGGAACATCTGGAAGTGCTGGGCGACGAGCCCTTCGCCCATCTGGGACGGCTGGTGAATGCGGGCGAGATTCTGCTCGGCAACCGTACCCCGGTGACGCTCGGCAATTTCGTGCTCGGCCCCAATGCCGTGCTGCCGACCAATGCCGCCGCCCGCACCTTCTCGCCGCTGTCGGTCTTCGACTACATGAAGCGGTCCTCGGTCGGCTATGTCACCGCCCGGGCCTATCCGGAGCTTGCCCGCCATGCCGGCGTGCTGGCCCGCTACGAGGGCTTCGAAGCCCATGCCGCGGCGGTCTCCGGGGTGCGTGACGCGCTGCTCAAGCGCTGA
- a CDS encoding ABC transporter permease has translation MLRPSKRAYPLSWRLLDAAEAVVGLIRPKRPELVVPALFLAPAILLVAVLVWGLVDMASDSLHVLDTATFLPAEAMSLGNYAQLIDRPIYATVIWRSLLAGVIVTVATLLLAFPYAYVMVRTPSPVIRRVLLISLFLPFFIGQVVRAYGWLIILGARGIVNGAITGLGFEPLKLIYTYETILFGLVQYMLPFAVLLIAPAITAIGEEVEMAASSLGANWWRGFATVVLPMARPGLIAAGVVVFTLTLTDFAIPNILGGGTNDFAANAIYDAFFRISDSGLGAALAIVLTFLGSTIVGIILAIAGAGTLGMGGRAPAKGGGA, from the coding sequence ATGCTCCGCCCGTCGAAACGCGCCTATCCGCTGTCCTGGCGGCTGCTCGATGCGGCCGAGGCTGTCGTGGGGCTGATCCGCCCGAAACGGCCCGAGCTGGTCGTGCCGGCCCTGTTCCTTGCCCCCGCCATCCTTCTGGTCGCGGTGCTGGTCTGGGGTCTGGTCGACATGGCGTCCGACAGTCTGCACGTGCTCGACACGGCGACCTTCCTGCCGGCCGAGGCGATGAGCCTCGGCAATTACGCGCAGCTGATCGACCGGCCGATCTATGCGACCGTCATCTGGCGCAGCCTGCTGGCGGGGGTGATCGTCACCGTGGCGACCCTGCTGCTCGCCTTCCCCTATGCCTATGTGATGGTGCGCACGCCCTCGCCGGTGATACGGCGGGTGCTGCTGATCAGCCTGTTCCTGCCCTTCTTCATCGGCCAGGTGGTCCGTGCCTATGGCTGGCTGATCATCCTGGGCGCCAGGGGCATCGTGAACGGCGCAATCACCGGCCTCGGCTTCGAGCCGCTGAAGCTGATCTACACCTACGAGACCATCCTGTTCGGGCTGGTGCAATACATGCTGCCCTTCGCCGTGCTGCTGATCGCGCCCGCGATCACCGCGATCGGCGAGGAGGTGGAGATGGCGGCGTCCTCGCTTGGTGCCAACTGGTGGCGGGGCTTCGCGACCGTGGTGCTGCCCATGGCCCGCCCGGGGCTGATCGCGGCCGGGGTGGTGGTCTTCACGCTGACCCTCACCGATTTCGCCATCCCCAATATCCTGGGCGGTGGCACCAACGACTTCGCGGCCAACGCCATCTACGACGCCTTCTTCCGGATTTCGGACAGCGGGCTCGGGGCGGCGCTCGCCATCGTGCTCACCTTCCTCGGCAGCACCATCGTCGGCATCATTCTGGCGATCGCCGGTGCCGGCACGCTCGGCATGGGCGGGCGGGCGCCCGCAAAAGGAGGCGGGGCATGA